Proteins encoded within one genomic window of [Enterobacter] lignolyticus SCF1:
- a CDS encoding helix-turn-helix transcriptional regulator — protein MSLITPVEPLPLRVDDNRKQLGAFLRARRESLDPQRLGLPRSGRRRTPGLRREEVAMLADVGVTWYTWLEQGREVNPSAAVMQAVAGALQCSALETRHLFVLAGLPPLESTQAPVCEGISAGARRMLDSLMPQPASIQKPNFDIVAWNASFCRLMGVDFSVMPEDDRNCIYLYLTNDTWRSRLANRDVLPTFVSYFRAAMAEHRGDPAWEHKLARFFAASAEFEVLWHQRYDVRGVENQLKSFNHPEIGAFSLQQMYWYSAPRNGSRLLVYLPVDAAGENALAQLNRQI, from the coding sequence ATGTCGCTCATCACCCCTGTTGAACCCTTGCCGCTTCGCGTTGATGACAACCGCAAACAGCTGGGCGCATTTTTGCGCGCCCGGCGGGAAAGCCTTGACCCTCAGCGGCTCGGCCTGCCGCGCAGCGGGCGGCGGCGCACGCCGGGGCTGCGCCGGGAAGAGGTGGCGATGCTCGCCGACGTCGGGGTGACCTGGTATACCTGGCTTGAGCAGGGCAGGGAGGTGAATCCCTCCGCTGCGGTAATGCAGGCGGTTGCCGGTGCGCTGCAGTGCAGCGCGCTGGAGACGCGGCACCTGTTCGTGCTGGCCGGGCTGCCGCCGCTGGAGTCAACGCAGGCGCCGGTGTGCGAAGGCATCAGCGCAGGCGCCCGGCGGATGCTCGACAGCCTGATGCCGCAGCCGGCCAGCATCCAGAAGCCGAATTTTGACATTGTGGCGTGGAACGCCAGCTTCTGCCGCCTGATGGGCGTGGATTTCAGCGTCATGCCGGAAGATGACCGCAACTGCATTTATCTGTATCTCACCAACGACACCTGGCGCAGCCGTCTGGCAAACCGCGACGTGCTGCCGACGTTCGTCTCCTATTTTCGTGCGGCGATGGCGGAACATCGCGGCGACCCGGCATGGGAGCACAAGCTGGCGCGCTTCTTTGCCGCGTCGGCGGAGTTCGAAGTGCTCTGGCACCAGCGTTATGACGTTCGCGGGGTGGAGAATCAGCTTAAAAGCTTTAACCACCCGGAAATAGGCGCGTTTAGCCTGCAGCAGATGTACTGGTACTCGGCGCCGCGCAACGGCTCGCGCCTGCTGGTCTATCTGCCGGTCGACGCTGCCGGGGAAAACGCGCTGGCGCAGCTCAACCGCCAGATCTGA